A region of Polyodon spathula isolate WHYD16114869_AA unplaced genomic scaffold, ASM1765450v1 scaffolds_1433, whole genome shotgun sequence DNA encodes the following proteins:
- the cunh9orf78 gene encoding telomere length and silencing protein 1 homolog: MPPGKNFRRRRADSDDEEDEQTTEVGRSKVDEAKELQSLRKRQHGVSVAALLVGEKLPLEAENEHDPFKLKTGGVVDMKKVKDRNRDMTEDETDLNLGTSFSAETNCRDEDADMMKYIETELKKKKGQVEAEEQKVKVKNAEDLLYELPENIRVSSAKKTEEMLSNQMLSGIPEVDLGIDAKIKNIITTEEAKAKLLAEQRNKKKDNGTSFVPTNIAVNYVQHNRFYREEVNAPAKRNREEPKARPLRVGDTEKPEPEQSPLIRKRPANEKATDDYHYEKFKKMNRRY, encoded by the exons ATGCCTCCTGGTAAAAATTTTAGGAGGAGGAGAGCGGATTCAGATGACGAGGAAGATGAGCAGACGACAGAAGTAGGAAG GTCCAAAGTGGATGAAGCGAAGGAATTGCAGAGTCTCCGGAAAAGGCAACATGGTGTGAG TGTGGCTGCCTTGTTGGTGGGTGAGAAGCTGCCGTTGGAAGCAGAGAATGAG CATGACCCTTTTAAATTAAAGACAGGAGGCGTTGTGGACATGAAGAAGGTTAAAGACAGGAACAGAGACAT GACTGAAGACGAGACAGACCTGAATCTGGGGACCTCATTCTCTGCAGAAACAAACTGTCGTGATGAGGATGCTGACAT GATGAAGTACATCGAGACAGAGCTGAAGAAGAAGAAAGGGCAGGTGGAGGCAGAGGAGCAGAAGGTGAAGGTGAAGAATGCAGAGGATCTTCTCTACGAGCTTCCAGAGAACATCAGAGTCTCGTCCGCCAAGAAGACCGAGGAAATGCTGTCCAATCAGATGCTGAGCGGCATTCCGGAGGTCGACCTCGGAATTGA TGCAAAGATAAAGAATATAATCACCACAGAGGAAGCAAAGGCAAAACTCCTGGCGGAGCAGAGGAATAAGAAAAAAGACAACGGCACTTCCTTCGTGCCCACAAACATTGCCGTGAACTACGTGCAACACAACCGCT TCTATCGTGAAGAAGTTAATGCACCAGCGAAAAGGAACAGAGAGGAACCCAAAGCCCGGCCCCTACGCGTGGGAGACACTGAGAAACCAGAACCTGAAC AATCTCCTCTAATCCGCAAGCGGCCGGCCAACGAGAAGGCCACTGACGATTACCATTACGAAAAGTTTAAAAAGATGAACAGAAGATATTGA